A single window of Ornithorhynchus anatinus isolate Pmale09 chromosome 3, mOrnAna1.pri.v4, whole genome shotgun sequence DNA harbors:
- the CD248 gene encoding LOW QUALITY PROTEIN: endosialin (The sequence of the model RefSeq protein was modified relative to this genomic sequence to represent the inferred CDS: inserted 2 bases in 1 codon), translating into GAGRGGPGRAGTGRAGPGSLLLPALLVWASLGPSVGQPPPAGAGEDARASCGPDSCYVAFFRRRSFLDAWLGCRDLGGNLATLKTPEAARRVAGLLLRGGAAGGGPGRPAEEPPGLLWIGLQRQPRQCHPRRPLRGFTWATGDQDTDFTNWAEAEAGPGPCPAPRCVAMEAAGELRWLEGSCTLPVDGYLCQFGFKGACPALAPEPGQRGPAVYTTPFDLVSSALDWLPFGSVADVPCLAGGRVSLLCAQGPEAVGWSRRGPLCPPAGPGGCGPDNGGCEQDCLEGPPGHPPRCRCAEGYRLDVDGRSCLDACAEAPCEQQCEPAGPGPEPGAGPGYSCHCRLGFRTADEDPHRCLDIDECRIAGVCQQMCVNYVGGFECYCREGHELEADGVSCRPLGXSPPEEEKEEEEEEEPSPPPPTALGVDGPPGRSRRDDRWLLVALLVPACVFLVILLALGIVYCARCGPRAHSKSVTDCYHWITNSGGKGDPEPKGVRPPGAATCRTSV; encoded by the exons ggggcgggccggggcggaccGGGACGGGCCGGGAcggggcgggcagggccggggtcGCTGCTGCTGCCCGCCCTCCTGGTCTGGGCGAGCCTGGGCCCGTCCGTGGGCCAGCCGccccccgcgggggccggggaggacgccCGGGCCTCCTGCGGGCCGGACAGCTGCTACGTGGCTTTCTTCCGCCGCCGCAGCTTCCTGGACGCCTGGCTGGGCTGCCGGGACCTGGGGGGCAACCTGGCCACCCTCAAGACCCCCGAGGCGGCCCGGCGGGTGGCCGGGCTGCTGctgcgggggggggcggcggggggcgggcccggccggccggccgaggAGCCCCCGGGGCTGCTGTGGATCGGGCTCCAGCGCCAGCCGCGCCAGTGCCACCCGCGAAGGCCGCTGCGGGGCTTCACCTGGGCCACGGGCGACCAGGACACGGACTTCACCAACTGGGCCGAGGCggaggccggcccggggccctgcccggccccgcgCTGCGTGGCCATGGAGGCGGCGGGCGAGCTGCGCTGGCTGGAGGGCTCCTGCACCCTCCCCGTGGACGGCTACCTCTGCCAGTTCGGCTTCAAGGGGGCCTGCCCGGCCCTGGCCCCCGAGCCCGGCCAGCGCGGCCCGGCCGTCTACACCACGCCCTTCGACCTGGTGAGCTCGGCCCTGGACTGGCTGCCCTTCGGCTCGGTGGCCGACGTGCCCTGCCTGGCGGGCGGCCGGGTCTCGCTGCTGTGCGCCCAGGGGCCCGAGGCCGTGGGCTGGTCCCGCCGGGGCCCCCTgtgcccgcccgccggcccggggGGCTGCGGCCCGGACAACGGGGGCTGCGAGCAGGACTGCCTGGAGGGGCCCCCCGGACACCCGCCCCGCTGCCGCTGCGCCGAGGGCTACCGCCTGGACGTCGACGGCCGCAGCTGCCTGGACGCCTGCGCCGAGGCCCCCTGCGAGCAGCAGTGCGAGCCCGCCggaccggggccggagccgggggccggaccCGGCTACTCCTGCCACTGCCGCCTGGGCTTCCGGACGGCCGACGAGGACCCCCACCGCTGCCTGGACATCGACGAGTGCCGGATCGCCGGCGTCTGCCAGCAGATGTGCGTTAACTACGTGGGCGGCTTCGAGTGCTACTGCCGCGAGGGACACGAGCTGGAGGCCGACGGCGTCAGCTGCCGACCCTTAGG CTCCCCtccggaggaggagaaggaggaggaggaggaggaggag ccctcgccgccgccccccaccgcccTGGGGGTGGACGGGCCGCCGGGCCGGAGCCGCAGAGATGACCGCTGGCTGCTCGTGGCCTTGCTCGTGCCCGCCTGCGTCTTCCTGGTCATCCTGCTGGCCCTGGGCATCGTCTACTGCGCCCGCTGCGGCCCCCGCGCCCACAGCAAGAGCGTCACCGACTGTTACCACTGGATCACAAACTCGGGGGGCAAGGGGGACCCCGAGCCCAAGGGGGTCCGGCCCCCGGGGGCTGCCACCTGCAGAACCAGCGTGTGA